One genomic segment of Vicinamibacterales bacterium includes these proteins:
- a CDS encoding D-alanine--D-alanine ligase family protein, with amino-acid sequence MKRLRVGVLYGGRSGEHEVSLASAASVFANLDRARYEPVPIRIEKDGRWALADKPPSVMVAGDVIEQARLEAARPVREGREVHLVARPSQDTILSIDRSDSRDRDVPTATVTGLALDVIFPMLHGPYGEDGTIQGLLELANVPYVGGGVLASAVGMDKAVMKVLFAARGLPVCPYRVVLRHEWERDADTIGAELAKALAFPMFVKPANLGSSVGISKAKDQGGLREAMALAGSFDRKIVIEAAVPNAREIECAVLGNDTPEASLPGEIIPSREFYDYESKYLDAGSQAVVPAELPARIADQVRTLSIEAFKAIDGAGMARVDFLLERGGALFVNEVNTIPGFTTISMFAKLWTASGVDYPALLDRLIALALQRHAEKQQLRTSLT; translated from the coding sequence GTGAAGCGGTTGCGTGTCGGCGTGCTCTACGGTGGACGTTCCGGCGAGCACGAGGTGTCGCTGGCGTCGGCGGCGTCGGTCTTCGCCAACCTCGATCGGGCGCGCTACGAACCGGTGCCGATCCGGATCGAAAAGGACGGCCGCTGGGCGCTCGCCGACAAGCCGCCGTCGGTCATGGTGGCGGGCGACGTGATCGAGCAGGCGCGGCTCGAGGCGGCGCGGCCGGTGCGCGAGGGTCGCGAGGTGCACTTGGTCGCGCGGCCGAGCCAGGACACCATCCTCTCGATCGACCGCTCGGACAGCCGCGACCGCGACGTGCCGACCGCCACCGTGACCGGGCTGGCGCTCGACGTGATCTTCCCGATGCTGCACGGGCCGTACGGCGAAGACGGCACCATCCAGGGTCTGCTCGAGCTCGCCAACGTCCCCTACGTCGGCGGCGGCGTGCTCGCCTCGGCGGTCGGCATGGACAAAGCAGTGATGAAGGTGCTGTTCGCGGCGCGCGGCCTGCCGGTCTGTCCGTATCGGGTCGTGCTCCGGCACGAGTGGGAGCGCGACGCGGACACGATCGGCGCCGAGCTGGCGAAGGCGCTGGCGTTCCCGATGTTCGTGAAACCAGCCAACCTCGGATCGAGCGTCGGCATCTCGAAAGCCAAGGACCAGGGCGGGCTGCGCGAGGCGATGGCGCTCGCCGGCAGCTTCGACCGCAAGATCGTCATCGAGGCGGCCGTCCCGAACGCGCGCGAGATCGAATGCGCCGTGCTCGGCAACGACACGCCCGAGGCATCGCTACCCGGCGAGATCATCCCGTCGCGCGAGTTCTACGACTACGAGTCGAAGTACCTCGACGCGGGCTCGCAGGCGGTGGTGCCGGCCGAGCTGCCGGCGCGGATCGCCGACCAGGTGCGCACGCTGTCGATCGAAGCGTTCAAGGCCATCGACGGCGCCGGCATGGCGCGCGTCGACTTCCTCCTCGAGCGCGGCGGCGCACTGTTCGTCAACGAGGTGAACACGATCCCCGGCTTCACCACCATCAGCATGTTCGCCAAACTGTGGACCGCATCCGGGGTCGACTACCCGGCCCTGCTCGACCGCCTCATCGCGCTCGCGCTCCAGCGCCACGCCGAGAAACAGCAACTCCGGACGAGCCTCACCTAG